A genomic segment from Gossypium hirsutum isolate 1008001.06 chromosome D04, Gossypium_hirsutum_v2.1, whole genome shotgun sequence encodes:
- the LOC107886857 gene encoding thioredoxin H2, giving the protein MGSFFSSDSTPEKPSSSSEPSSVLTFHSSPRWQLHFNSVKETSQLMVIDFSASWCGPCKFMEPVLNGMAAKFTEVQFVKLDVDELPDVAQEFGVQGMPTFVLLKKGKEVDRVVGAQKNDLEKKIEKHRDLVAAT; this is encoded by the exons atGGGTTCTTTCTTTTCATCCGATTCAACGCCAGAAAAGCCATCATCTTCATCTGAGCCTTCAAGCGTCCTAACCTTTCATTCATCACCCAGATGGCAACTTCACTTCAACTCTGTCAAAGAAACCTCACAGCTT atGGTTATAGATTTCTCAGCTTCTTGGTGTGGGCCATGTAAATTCATGGAACCTGTTTTGAATGGCATGGCTGCTAAGTTTACTGAAGTTCAGTTTGTAAAACTTGATGTTGATGAACTGCCT GATGTGGCGCAGGAATTTGGGGTTCAAGGAATGCCAACTTTCGTGTTGCTAAAGAAAGGGAAGGAAGTGGATAGGGTGGTTGGAGCCCAAAAGAATGATCttgagaagaaaattgagaaaCACAGGGATCTGGTAGCTGCTACTTGA
- the LOC107886854 gene encoding protein arginine methyltransferase NDUFAF7, mitochondrial, protein MLRKLLFRQAPRAYRFLSTQSTLPLLSKCSVFSYCSSSRPEIPPSNSIEHLEDQPTNTISIDRSGLCSPPEHSHEPSSDSELVKHLKGIIKFRGGPISVAEYMEEVLTNPKAGFYINRDVFGAEGDFITSPEVSQMFGEMVGVWAMCLWEQMGQPKRVNLVELGPGRGTLMADLLRGASKFKNFTESLHIHMVECSPALQKLQHQSLKCMDEENTSEGVDKRSLSTLAGTPVSWHATLEQVPFGLPTIIIAHEFYDALPVHQFQRGSRGWCEKMIDVTEDSSFHFVLSPQPTPATLYLMKRCKWAVPKEVEKLNQIEVCPKAMDLTSTLAKRIGVDGGGALIIDYGLNGVVSDSLQAIRKHKFVNILDNPGSADLSAYVDFASIKHSAEEASDDVSVHGPVTQSQFLGSLGINFRVEALLQNCTDEQAEALRTGYWRLVGDGEAPFWEGPEEQVPIGMGTRYMAMAIVNKKQGIPIPFQ, encoded by the exons ATGCTGCGGAAGCTGCTTTTTCGACAAGCTCCCAGAGCTTACCGATTCCTGTCTACTCAGTCAACGCTTCCTTTACTCAGCAAATGCTCTGTTTTCTCTTATTGTTCATCATCACGACCTGAAATCCCTCCTAGTAATTCCATCGAACACCTTGAAGATCAACCCACCAACACCATTTCCATTGATCGTTCTGGACTATGTAGTCCCCCTG AGCATTCTCATGAACCTTCCTCAGACTCTGAACTTGTTAAGCATCTCAAAGGCATTATTAAG TTTCGTGGTGGGCCGATATCTGTGGCAGAATATATGGAAGAAGTCTTAACAAATCCCAAGGCTGGGTTCTATATTAACCGGGATGTCTTTGGAGCTGAAGGTGATTTCATAACATCTCCTGAAGTAAGCCAGATGTTTGGAGAG ATGGTTGGTGTTTGGGCTATGTGTTTATGGGAACAAATGGGACAACCAAAGAGGGTGAACTTGGTTGAGCTTGGCCCTGGCAGAGGAACTCTAATGGCCGATCTTCTTCGT GGtgcatcaaaatttaaaaattttacggaGTCATTGCATATACACATGGTAGAATGTAGCCCTGCATTGCAAAAACTTCAGCACCAAAGCTTGAAATGCATGGATGAAGAAAATACCAGTGAAGGTGTTGATAAAAGGTCTCTAAGCACATTGGCTGGAACACCTGTATCGTGGCATGCAACACTGGAACAGGTTCCATTTGGAT TGCCGACCATAATTATTGCCCATGAGTTCTATGATGCACTGCCAGTTCATCAATTTCAG AGGGGTTCTCGTGGCTGGTGTGAGAAAATGATAGATGTCACAGAAGATTCATC GTTCCACTTTGTTCTATCTCCACAGCCTACACCCGCAACTCTTTACCTAATGAAGCGCTGCAAGTGGGCTGTGCCCAAAGAAGTTGAGAAACTTAATCAAATTGAGGTTTGCCCCAAAGCAATGGATTTAACTAGTACACTTGCGAAGAGAATAGGTGTTGATGGAGGTGGAGCACTTATTATCGATTATGGCCTGAACGGAGTAGTGTCAGATAGTCTGCAG GCAATTCGGAAGCACAAATTTGTTAACATACTTGACAACCCCGGGAGTGCTGATCTTAGTGCATATGTCGATTTTGCATCAATCAAGCACTCTGCCGAGGAAGCTTCAG ATGATGTATCTGTTCATGGCCCTGTTACTCAGTCTCAGTTCCTTGGTTCACTTGGAATAAACTTCCGAGTTGAAGCTCTGCTACAAAACTGCACTGATGAGCAAGCTGAAGCTCTAAGGACCGGATACTGGCGTTTAGTCGGTGACGGTGAAGCCCCCTTTTGGGAGGGACCAGAGGAACAAGTACCTATCGGGATGGGAACCCGTTACATGGCAATGGCCATTGTTAACAAGAAGCAAGGCATCCCAATACCATTTCAGTGA
- the LOC107886855 gene encoding inositol hexakisphosphate and diphosphoinositol-pentakisphosphate kinase VIP2 isoform X5 produces the protein MRNHDGKEIRYPVLLTPNEKQMAREVCIAFRQAVCGFDLLRSEGRSYACDVNGWSFVKNSHKYYDDAACVLRKMFLDAKAPHLSSVIPPTLPWKVNEPIQPSERLTRQGSGVIGSSGQSEELRCVIVVIRHGDRTPKQKVKLKVTEENLLNLMLKYNGGRPRSETKLKSAVELQDLLDATRMLVPRPGVGSDNEAEDLEHAEKLRQVKAVLEEGGHFSGIYRKVQLKPLKWVKVQKSNGEGEEEWPVEALMVLKYGGVLTHAGRKQAEELGRYFRNNMYPGEGTGLLRLHSTYRHDLKIYSSDEGRVQMSAAAFAKGLLDLEGQLTPILVSLVSKDSSMLDGLENVSIEMEKVKTRLNEIITSGARTIPSNGTSECPWMVDGAGLPSNASELLPKLVTLTKKVTEQVRVLAKHEDENLAETSPYDVILPYDQAKALGKTNIDIDRIAAGLPCGSEGFLLMFARWKKLERDLYNERKDRFDITQIPDVYDSCKYDLLHNAHLNLEDLDELFKVAQLLADGVIPNEYGINPKQKLKIGSKIARRLLGKILIDLRNTREEALHVAVVKGNQDNCSNSTKTAKANKVFPPNISIKTDDIRRSNTTSEMSIDQDDDDDKETKYRLDPKYANVMTPERHVRTRLYFTSESHIHSLMNVIRYCNLDESLQGEAGLVCQSALESLYRTKELDYMSHIVIRMFENTEVALEEPRRFRIELTFSHGADSSPLESNDGKVASLNQEHTLPIMGPERLQDVASYLTLEKMEKMIRPFAMPAEDFPPPSTLAGFSGYFLRSALVLERLVNLWPFHKNAHTNGK, from the exons GTATTATGATGATGCTGCTTGTGTGTTGAGGAAGATGTTTTTAGATGCAAAAGCACCTCATCTTTCTTCAGTAATACCACCAACATTACCATGGAAAGTAAATGAGCCTATCCAGCCTTCTGAAAGACTTACACGCCAAGGAAGTGGAGTCATTGGTTCATCCGGGCAGTCTGAGGAGCTACGTTGTGTTATAGTTGTTATTCGACA TGGTGATAGAACTCCCAAGCAGAAGGTGAAATTGAAGGTTACTGAGGAAAATCTTCTAAACTTGATGCTAAAGTACAATGGGGGACGACCCAGATCTGAG ACAAAACTTAAAAGTGCTGTTGAACTGCAAGATTTATTAGATGCCACAAGGATGCTTGTACCCAG ACCAGGTGTTGGAAGTGATAATGAAGCTGAAGATCTTGAGCATGCTGAAAAGCTTCGTCAAGTTAAGGCAGTACTTGAGGAG GGGGGACATTTTTCTGGTATTTACAGAAAGGTTCAATTAAAGCCCCTTAAGTGGGTTAAAGTTCAAAAAAGTAATGGTGAAGGTGAAGAAGAATGGCCTGTTGAAGCTCTGATGGTTCTTAAATATGGGGGTGTGCTTACCCATGCTGGGAGGAAGCAG GCAGAAGAACTGGGTAGATATTTCCGAAATAATATGTATCCAG gtGAAGGTACTGGCCTGCTTCGCCTTCATAGTACATATCGTCATGATCTGAAAATTTACAGTTCTGATGAGGGCCGTGTGCAG ATGTCTGCAGCTGCTTTTGCTAAAGGCCTACTTGACCTTGAAGGGCAGCTAACGCCAATCCTG GTCTCCCTTGTTAGCAAGGACTCCTCTATGTTGGACGGACTTGAGAATGTGAGCATTGAGATGGAAAAAGTGAAG ACTAGACTGAATGAAATTATAACTTCAGGTGCAAGGACAATTCCTAGTAATGGAACATCTGAGTGTCCTTGGATGGTTGATGGAGCTGGATTGCCTTCTAATGCTTCTGAGCTCCTTCCCAAACTG GTAACTTTGACTAAGAAGGTTACCGAACAAGTCAGAGTACTTgccaagcatgaagatgagaatcTTGCTGAGACAAGCCCGTATGATGTGATTCTCCCATATGACCAAGCAAAGGCACTTGGTAAGACAAATATTGACATTGATCGTATTGCTGCTGGATTGCCTTGTGGTAGTGAGGGGTTCCTTTTGATGTTTGCTCGGTGGAAAAAACTTGAAAGAGATTTGTATAATGAACGTAAAGA TCGTTTTGATATAACTCAAATTCCTGATGTTTATGACTCTTGCAA ATATGATCTTCTGCATAATGCGCATCTTAATCTAGAAGATTTGGATGAACTCTTCAAAGTTGCCCAG CTTCTTGCAGATGGTGTCATCCCTAATGAATATGGGATTAATCCAAAGCAGAAGCTAAAAATTGGTTCAAAG ATTGCACGCCGCTTGTTGGGCAAAATTTTGATTGATCTGAGGAATACTCGTGAAGAAGCCCTTCACGTTGCTGTCGTAAAGGGTAATCAAGACAACTGTTCAAACTCAACCAAAACTGCAAAGGCTAATAAAGTTTTTCCACCAAACATTTCCATCAAGACTGATGACATAAGAAGATCTAATACCACAAGTGAAATGTCAATAGAtcaagatgatgatgatgataaagaGACCAAATACCGTTTGGACCCAAA GTATGCAAATGTCATGACACCTGAGCGCCACGTGCGAACACGCCTTTACTTCACATCA GAATCGCATATTCATTCCCTCATGAATGTAATTCGGTACTGTAACCTAGATGAATCTCTTCAGGGAGAAGCTGGTCTAGTTTGCCAGAGCGCTTTGGAGAGTTTGTATAGAACGAAGGAGCTTGACTATATGAGTCACATTGTGATAAGAATGTTTGAAAACACAGAG GTAGCTTTAGAAGAGCCACGACGGTTCCGCATTGAGTTGACATTTAGCCATGGTGCAGATTCATCCCCATTGGAG AGTAACGATGGCAAGGTTGCTTCACTGAACCAGGAGCATACGCTGCCGATAATGGGTCCAGAAAGGCTGCAAGATGTTGCATCCTATCTCACATTAGAGAAAATGGAAAAGATGATTAGGCCGTTTGCAATGCCGGCAGAAGACTTTCCTCCTCCATCTACTCTGGCCGGGTTTTCTGGGTACTTTTTGAGAAGCGCCCTGGTGCTTGAGCGTCTGGTAAATCTTTGGCCTTTCCATAAGAATGCTCATACCAATGGAAAGTAA